A genomic window from Massilia sp. METH4 includes:
- a CDS encoding gluconokinase: MTKQDAPRWVVMGVAGCGKSSVGAALAERLGVRYVEGDRYHSPENVAKMSAGVPLTDGDRLHWLASLQGEIRDAAQRGEGIVVGCSALKRRYRDLLREGVPNLRFAHLAGSRDLIAERMAARTGHYMPLSLLDSQFATLEPLQPDEAGITLDIREDVAALVDHITTAG; the protein is encoded by the coding sequence ATGACTAAACAGGATGCCCCGCGCTGGGTGGTAATGGGCGTGGCCGGATGCGGCAAGAGTTCCGTGGGAGCGGCGCTGGCCGAGCGGCTCGGTGTGCGCTACGTGGAGGGCGACCGCTACCACTCGCCGGAAAACGTGGCCAAGATGAGCGCCGGCGTGCCGCTGACCGATGGCGACCGCCTGCACTGGCTGGCCAGCCTGCAGGGCGAAATCCGCGATGCTGCGCAGCGCGGCGAAGGAATCGTGGTGGGCTGTTCTGCCTTGAAGCGCCGCTATCGCGACCTGCTGCGTGAAGGCGTGCCGAACCTGCGCTTCGCCCACCTGGCGGGCTCGCGCGACCTGATCGCCGAGCGCATGGCCGCGCGTACGGGCCACTACATGCCGCTGTCGCTGCTGGACAGCCAGTTCGCCACGCTCGAACCGCTGCAGCCGGACGAAGCGGGCATCACGCTCGATATCCGCGAAGACGTGGCCGCCCTGGTCGACCACATCACGACAGCCGGCTGA